ACTGAGTTGCTATAACGATGTATAGCTTGATCAATCCATTCTTTAAATGTCAGTGATCCTTTTACTCTTCCTTCTGCAATTGAAAAATCGAATTGACTCTTCCCAAACCACTTTTTGAGGTCGTGTCCAGATGAATCAATCGTAATCTTTTCTTCAATCGTTTTTATTGTCCAATCCGTGAAGGTTGATTGTTGAATTCCCCCTACGCCTAGTTCCGGAAGGACACCTGAAATATAATCAAGAAACATCCTATTCGGTGCAAAGATAATCATTTTACCCGCTTGAATGGTATCTCTGTATTCATATAGTAAGAAAGCTAATCGATGAAGCGCAACCGTTGTCTTACCACTTCCTGCTGCTCCTTGAATTATAAGTGGCATCGATCGCTCAGCACGAATAATATCATTTTGCTTTGTTTGTATTGTCGATACGATATCACGGAGACGGTTATCTTTATTTTCACTCAGACGATATAGAAGAAATTCATCTGAGCCACTTAAATCATCGCTACCTTCTACATAGGTGTCTACGACTCGCTGAAGTTCTTTATCTCGAATCACAATATTTCGTTTCAGCTCTATGTTCCCTTCGATGAGGCCATCAGGCGATACATAATAAACATCCTCTTCCGGCCCTGTAAAGGCATAAAACATACTCGCAACAGGAGCTCTCCAATCTACAACCAGAGAATCCTGTGAATCTCCATGTGCTACGCCAACTTTCCCAATATAATACGAATGTGATTCCTTCTCATCCTCTTGAAAATCCATTCGTGCAAAGTATGGTTCTTTTGAAGATATGGCAAGAGATTGACGATTCTCCTCTCGAATGCTCTCAAGAACTTGTTCTGTTACATTATCGCCAGAATACCTGGGGTAGTTCTCCAACACCTGCCGCTGTTTTGTAATCTCCGCAGCGATTTGATCGAGTTGCTGCTTCTCTTTCCGATAGGCACTTTGAGTCTTATTGTCCAAGATCAGTTACCTCCTTATGAGATTTGTCTCTAAATCAGACAGAAGTTTAATATTACCACAAATTAGGTAGTTCAACCAATTGTTTTTAGAAAATTAAAAATTAGTGTTTTTTTCGTTTAAAAAACTTTATTAAAAAGTTTATAAATAAATGATCCAACTATTCACTTTGAACGTTAGCTATGTGTAATCAAAATAAACGGTAAAAAAATCGAGGAGAGTGAAAAGTAAAATGAACATGAAAAAAGCATTCAAGAAATTAATGGTTCCTGCATTAGGCCTAACCTTATTATTCCCAACAGTTGCTGGGGCAGCGGCAGCTGAGCCAACAGCCAAAACGCCTGCTTCAGATCTACGCTCAACACTTGACCAGCTCTTATCTGAACATTTTGTACTAGCTGTTTCATCCATGACGAAATCATATGACGGTACAGAGGATGCAGAAGAAGTAACTGAAGCCCTGGATCAGAACGCAGCTGATATGACACCAGCGATTGCATCTGTCTATGGCGATGAAGCCGCTGCACAATTTGAAGATATCTTTCGAGGTCACAATGATTACTCCGCTGATTTCGTAAAAGCAGCAACCGAAGATGATGCAGAACTTCGTAAAGAAGCTGAAGCTGAAGTAGACGAATTTGTTGAAGAATTCTCCACGTTCCTTGATACAGCTACAGAAGGTAATCTTCCTAAGGAAGCCGCTGCAGATGTTCTAGAAGTTCACGAAGATCAAGTCCTAACAACTTTTGATGAGTATACAGAAGGAAATTACGAAGAAGCTTACACGACATTCCGTGAAGGGCATAAGCATATGTTTGCGATCAGCAAAGCACTATCTAGTGCAATTGTAACGCAGATGCCTGATAAATTTGAAAATACAAAAGCTGATACTCCTGCTGCAGACTTACGCTCAACTCTAAACAGCCTTGCATCTGAGCACTTTGCTCTTTCTTCCCTTGGTCTTGAAAAAGGCTATGACCAATCAGAAGACTATGACTTTGTTAACTGGGCTGAGGACAGAAACACAGCTGACTTTAAAGCGGCTATCGGTTCGATCTACGGAGATGAAGGGGCTGCTCAGTTTGAAAAGATCTGGCAAGAAGATCATATTGCTGCACAAGCTGACCTTGTAGTCGCATCTCTATCTGAGGACGAGGAAGCTATGGAAATGGCGAAAGAACGTATGATGACAACATTCCCTAAGAACTTTGGAGCTTTTCTAGGAACAGCAACAGAAGAAAACCTTCCAACCGACGCTGCTACTGAAGCTCTTATGGCTCATGAAAAACAAGTAATTGGATCATTTGAAGCTTACATGTCTGGTGATTACGAAGGTTCAATTGAACAATTCCGTGAAGGCTATGCATTCATGTTTGGTGTAGGCGAATCTCTTGGAGGCGCTATAGTTAAGCAAATGCCAGACAAATTTGCAGGAGAAGCAATGCCTGGTGATATGCCAAAAACAGGTATGGGTGGTGCGAGTGAGCAGTCATCTGACCTAACAGCACTTTGGATTACTCTTGGTTCTCTAGCAGCTGCTGGTTCAGCATTTGCCATTCGCAAAAAAGTCGTTAACCAATAAACCATATGCCTTTCCT
This window of the Pseudalkalibacillus hwajinpoensis genome carries:
- a CDS encoding copper amine oxidase produces the protein MKKAFKKLMVPALGLTLLFPTVAGAAAAEPTAKTPASDLRSTLDQLLSEHFVLAVSSMTKSYDGTEDAEEVTEALDQNAADMTPAIASVYGDEAAAQFEDIFRGHNDYSADFVKAATEDDAELRKEAEAEVDEFVEEFSTFLDTATEGNLPKEAAADVLEVHEDQVLTTFDEYTEGNYEEAYTTFREGHKHMFAISKALSSAIVTQMPDKFENTKADTPAADLRSTLNSLASEHFALSSLGLEKGYDQSEDYDFVNWAEDRNTADFKAAIGSIYGDEGAAQFEKIWQEDHIAAQADLVVASLSEDEEAMEMAKERMMTTFPKNFGAFLGTATEENLPTDAATEALMAHEKQVIGSFEAYMSGDYEGSIEQFREGYAFMFGVGESLGGAIVKQMPDKFAGEAMPGDMPKTGMGGASEQSSDLTALWITLGSLAAAGSAFAIRKKVVNQ